AGGCGGCAAGGTACGTTCCGGAGCCGGGCTCGGGAAGCACGAGATGCCAGAGCCCGTGGGCCGGCGGTGGGTGGCCGACGGTATCCTGAGCAATGGGCGGCGCATGGCGCGGCGTCCGTGAAGCCTTGGGGAACGCCTGGCCTAAACGTCTGATAAGAAGCGTTATGTAAACTGAGCCTCTGGGGTCCCTTGGGGGTTCATTGGGGTCCGCCCCCTGCTCGTCGCCCTGGCGCCATCCACCGTGTTTCCGCCGGTTCCGGCTCATCACGAGGCTCCTCCGGCGCATGGACTCCACGCATTCCGGGGCCGAACCTGTGCCACCGGCGTGTCGGCTGTCCCGGGCTGCTGGTGGCCGACGCGTGCCTCATCCTCTCTGAACGTGCGGCGGGATCCGGCGGGCAATTACACTCAAGCCCGACCTCGCGAGGGCAGTACACTCAAACAAATTCGACCGTCTCGTGTACGCGAGACACCTTTGAATTTGAAAGTGAGAGCACGATGCAGAAAAGAACGACCCACGCCATGCTTCCGCTCCTCCTTGCGTTGTCGGTTTCTCTCCTCACCTCGGGGTGCGGAGCCGATGAGAACGCTTCTGCGTCAGTCGATCGGCCCCCTGCCACGAATGCGCGCGCTTACAGCTCCTTTGACGCTGAGGGGATCTGGCAGCGGGTCGGCTATTGCACCACGTCGTGCCCTCCCGATGAATGCTGGCCCCCCGTGAATCCGGACGGTCAAGATTGCAGTCCGGTGGGCGCTACTTGCTTCTTTGCCAGTGGTACGACCCGTACTGCATGGAAGTGCGAGTAGGCACAGCCCACTCACACCAGTTGAATTCAGCCTGGAAGTCTCCGTGCGCCCCACCGCACGGAGGCTTCGGCGGCCCACCCGGACCGGAGACGCGCGCGTACGAGGTCCATGCCGCGATTCAGCGGAAGTTCTACGCCGAGGGTGAGGCCACGCATGGACTCCACGCACGCCTCCAACGTCCCGCCGGGCTCGCTCGGTGAAGTCGCTCGGGTCTTCCTCAGGCTGGGACTGACGTCCTTCGGGGGGCCCGCTGCTCACATCGCGATGATGGAAGACGAGCTCGTGCGGCGGCGCCGGTGGCTGCCCCGCGAGGAGTTCCTCGACCTGCTGGGCGCCACCCACCTCATCCCGGGCCCGAACTCCACGGAGCTGGCCATCCACCTGGGCCACCGGCGCGCGGGCTGGCCCGGGCTGGTCGTGGCCGGCGTGTGCTTCATCGTCCCGGCGATGCTCCTGACGCTCGCGGCCGCCTGGGCCTACGTGCGTTTTGGCACCCTGCCCCAGGCCGGCGCCCTCCTGTACGGCGTCAAACCCGTCATCCTGGCCGTGGTGCTCCAGGCCCTGTGGGGGCTCGGAAAGACGGCCCTGACGACACGCCCAAGGATCGCCGTGGCCGTCGGCGCGTCCGTGGCGAGCGCGCTCGGGGTCAACGAGCTGTTCATCCTGGCCGTGTCGGGCGCTGCCCTGGCGGCGTGGCTCCGCTTGCGGTCGGCACCCGGTTCGACGCTCGCGCTGGCGCCGTTCGCCCTGCAAGGCGCGGCGACCGTGACGGCCACCGCTGCAGTGCCGTTCAGCCTGGGGGGCCTCTTCCTGTTCTTCCTCAAG
This genomic stretch from Corallococcus macrosporus harbors:
- the chrA gene encoding chromate efflux transporter, with the protein product MDSTHASNVPPGSLGEVARVFLRLGLTSFGGPAAHIAMMEDELVRRRRWLPREEFLDLLGATHLIPGPNSTELAIHLGHRRAGWPGLVVAGVCFIVPAMLLTLAAAWAYVRFGTLPQAGALLYGVKPVILAVVLQALWGLGKTALTTRPRIAVAVGASVASALGVNELFILAVSGAALAAWLRLRSAPGSTLALAPFALQGAATVTATAAVPFSLGGLFLFFLKVGSVLFGSGYVLLAFLRADLVEHWGWLTEAQLLDAVAVGQFTPGPVFTTATFIGYLVGGVSGAGLATLGIFLPAFVFVALSGPLIPRLRQSRTAGAVLDGVNAASLALMAVVTWQLGRAALVDGWTVALAVLGAALLLRWRVNSAWLVLGGAAVGLLRASLIGMTG